The DNA region gtggacatgagccaatggtacgtgaacctcatccgttgctgatttacatctgtagtcagctaggaggcgtgcccactgcgatgaatgatgtttgacttaattggcttgtgcttaaatgagagagcacaaaatagcacagcccaagcagctcagcatacctcatctcagcactcgcggctcagcccatgcctttgaagatgcagaaagaaatcacccccggggaaagttgttggaagccagaggcctggagagaaggccaacagagaccattctgtgccttcccacataagaaagaacctcagttgaaagttagctgcctttcctctgaagaactaaagaaataaatccccttttattaaaagccaattctgtctctggtgtgttgcattccagtagctagcaaagtagaacacgaagatatttcaaactgagtcaagaggtcattctggaggttacgcCTATGCAAATTGCTACActatgccaagccccaaacaaTAGTATTCCTGAGAACCCTAAAAAATGCCCTGGGGTCTATATAACGTTCTGTAAAAGTTTTACATATTAAGTTTATTttacagaaacttaaagcctccagatggttcctatgctggataagccctgaaacccagaggtaccagtctcttcaagaacatgCAACAGTTCACACCCATTTTCAGAACAAGAATTTAGAATGGTcgttgcccagatatccctgaagattgagagaatgagcCTATGACAGGGAGGATTGTAAGTGAAAAGTTTTTTAACAAGtgattatatatttctttttagtttctagtgtattagaatagccagaaggaaatacctgaatttgttgagctgtaatccagtagagTTGGTATTTGGTAATGATTGtgtagctatatagcttttacctGCGGccgtgtgattataaaaaccttgtgattgacaccccctttatccagtggaTTGGTAGATGAGTAATAACATAAAACATGCATGAAAAACTGATGACATAAAAAAGATTTAGGATTAATTACACTGAATAATACCTGCTAGACAATATAATAATGAGTCATTATCTTTGTATTAATATAAGCATCAAGTTAAATGTTTTACTTCTATTATTTAACCCTACTATACTGTCTTCCTTGTTTATGTAAAAGAAAATCATATGAAATGCATAGCTGTATGATTTTTATGCATCATCATTatgtaaatcaataaataaattgaaatggtGCTCTGTAATATCAAATATCAATATTATTAAACTAATTTGTAATGCACAATATATaatggaaatatatttaaatgaaattgtaatacaataatagaaaggtttaatgaaaaattaaatagtttACACCttctaaaaaaaagagaaacaaatgtgaTAGTCAAGGCAGAACAGATATGAGCTCCAAATCAGATTATTATAAATCACCATATAGTAAGTTACTTTCCATTCAATAAGCCAAGGATGACAAGACACTGTCACCATTAAAATGTGAGGTGACATGGAAAAGCATCTTAGAGATGGATAATTTATGGTCAACGAATAAAGATAACATGAGAAATTAAAGCTGTTACTGTCACAGAATCTCCTCATATCAGGAAATCTGGTGACAAGAATTAATGGTATCAACTAAAAAAAGAAGTATGAAGTTAGTCTTAAGAATTTATTGTAAATCAATGTTTGCAGAATAAAggaataatttcaaataaaatcaatacacaaaatttaagagaaaattgaCATATACGTAAAAATGTTCACAACAATATAGATATAATGGTTAACGTCTttactatatactatatataaagaactatcaCACCTACAAGAAAATCATTAAATACTTATTAGTTAACTAGATGAAAGAATGAGTCAAACTACTTCCATAAATAATTCAATATTAGGACATCATACAATATTAATTATGATTAgtaaaaagcacagaaaatatTCAGcttcacaaataaatgaatgagaattaaatccacaaatatgtatttttccttgTCATAATTGTGATCTTTAAAcacaagtaaaattaaaattaatgcatATAGGAGGTACACAGCAATTTCATGGGCTGTTATTACAATGTAGTTTGCCACAACCCTTGTTGGAAAACTTTGGCCAAGGTGTCATAATAGTTTTCATACCCTTTGACATACTAATTCCTGACCAGAATATTTACAAATTACAGAAAaactaaaatgtttaaatatattaattatttataatagtgaaattCTAATGTTTACCTTTTATAATCAAGGTGAGAAGTAAAGGAATAGCTGAAGAACTTCAGAAGGTGCTTACCATCATGCAATAAGATAAGCTTTTTGAAGCAACAAGAGAGAGGACAGACAGACCCTAAATGGTTGTTGGAATGACAGCAGAAAAGTTAGCACAGGCACAACAGAAGGCAGAACAAGAAATCATCACACctcaaaatctaaaagaaaaaactatctACCTAAAAGGATATATCAATCAAGAATATTGTTCATGAATAAGACAAAGATATTCACAAAtacacaaaatgggaaaaatttagACTGTGATTACTTActctaaaataatttctaaagaacatattgaagaagaaggaaaataatcccAAAAGAATGTTTGAGTTGCAAAAAGAAATGGCTAACGTATATAATGGTTAAATTTAGGTAAAACTTAATGAATGCTAATTTTTAATTAGTGTTtgtttgtattgttactaaaacaaatgaaatatttgcCAACAATATTGTTTGGGATGGAGGAAGCCCAAGGTAGATCCATCTTGTAAGCAGTAGTTTACTTTTTAGGCCAAGTGGTGGGGTCAAAGAGAGTTTATAATATTGTTAAAAGCAAGCAATTGttcaaaaaggtaaaataaaataaaagatagtaCAGGTATGAACcaataataattgaaataatgGTTAATTCAATTCTGTGATATAATGTCCtaaagggggagaaagaaagaagagaaggaagaaagggacaaagggaggcaggagggaaagaagaaagacagaACTCTGACCTTAAATATTTTGAACACTTGCATGATGAATAACATAGGTCTGTAGAAAAACATTTAATACTAGGGGAATTCTTAAATATGGAGTAGCCTATTAATGAAATATAATAGAACTTAAAAATCACAGTTTGAAACGTGGATATATTTATTCATGCTAAGATACTGGATAATATTGCAGAAAAATGTGATTGTGATTATGCACAAGGATCCATATTACTGATTCTTCCAatagaagaaaaatggaagaacCTGGAACTAAATGTTAGCAATGATTTTCATTGAGAggtgcagtattttttttttcaaaattttaacttgAAATACTTTTAGAAATTAGGCAACAATGAGTCTTCTTTAGTATTATTGTACGGAAATGAATATTGTTTCTAAAAATTAAAGtagtgaaaaataaagcaaaatggaaCTTAAAATGCCAGCAATATTCGtcacatattttcattattatggtaggaaacaacaataaaatttgACCACATGCTATTTTGCTTCATATACAGTCAGTGTAAAAATGCATGCAGGTAAGATATTAGCAAAAATAAGGCAAGTATcctcaaaatgggaaattttggtgAATCATATATCAAGAATTGAATATTTCAAAAACACTTATTTAAACAAttaaagagaaaaggggaaaccTTTGATATTCTCAAAGTAAGTGAAATGGGAAAACAGATATGTCACAGGGACAATGGGGGAAAGCCCTGAAACACGCTGTTggaaaagaaattctgaaaataggcaatgaagattttcaatgaatGTTTATCTGGATGAATAGATAAAAGTGTTTTAATCCAATTCTCCTTTAGCAGAAGAATTTAGGTGAATTTGGAACCTCTCCCAACCCTGGGAGAGGTCTGCAGAGGGCAGTACCAGGTGAGAACAAATATGCATGTATGTGAGGGGtaccaaaagggaaagaggaggCCAGCAAAGTGAGCCTGTGTCTCAAGGCTGCTTGGCAATTTCTAAGATTTTTAGAGTTTGAGGAAAGATCCCTGGCACTTACAGCCCAATATTTTGCCTTAGCACAAGGATATAATTGAGAAATTACGTCCACCCTGAATCTTCCCTCTGCATGCACTGAGGAGCTCAGAGCATATATAGGCCTGGGTTTGTAATTCCTGTTATCCCAAAGATATTACACTTCCTCACTCTTCTTGCCCTCTTTTAATTCTTCTTCTtgcttaatttcctctttttcctcccactctcccttccatctctctttttcttttttcatactgGTCTTGTCTGTACTAATCTCTTTCTTTTGCCTGAGGAGGCTCCTACAACCATGATTATCTCTTAAGCTGGATATTTTCTGATGGCCCCTCAATCACAAGCTCTTTGTGTATGATTGACTTTATATTGCTCGGACTGGGTACCTGCAGAATACAGACCATTGCTAGCTGGCTTCTATTTATACTTAGCCACTGGGCAGTACAgtgggaaaaggaaaaagcagCTAATCTGGTCCTGGCATTGCCTAGGCAGTATGTCTTCAGCTGCCAAGCATCAGCTGAAATTTTCCTTCCCTGGCTTTAGCACCTCCTCATCAGTCCCAACACTGGTATTCCCTGTGGCACAGGAGGGCTGCTGAACACCCCTTGGCCACCTTCCTTCTGTGTGAAGGTGCCAGCAGAGACAGAGAGTATGGAAGGATTCTGAGAGTCTGGTCTTCACCCCAACAGGATGACTCCATCCCTCGGAGTCTTCTATCTTTTAGATCCTTTTACCCTTTCCCCATTCCCCTTTCAGTCCAAGCTCCAAACCTCTGAGTCTCGTTatgcctctttatttttttaaacattttttattgtatagtataacatatatacaaagtaaagaaataaaaaagcaatagttttcaaagcactcttcaaaaagtggttacaggacagatcccagaactTGCCATctgctaccatatgatcctctcctatttctccttctagctgctccacaacagTGGACACTAGCAGGCTTAAATactgtatttatcatcacaatcgacatttttttccttctttttttgtgaacaataacatatatacaaacaaagctataaatttccaagcacaggaccacaattagttatagaacatatttcagactttgacatagcttacaatttcacaattttagggttttactccTAGTGGCTCTAAAATACTgtggactaaaagagatatcaacttaatgattcggcattcatatttatttgttaaatcctatcttctacgtataattccaccatcacctttgatcctcccatactctcattggggttgtttgggctatagcaactctaaatttttgatattgtaagggtctgtcactaatatggggtagggagatggaactatctgatattctggagaggctgggctagatttcaagacttatctggaccagggacccatctggaggttgtaggtttctgtatgCCTCTTTATTATCAGAggttttgtctttttcatttctagcaaAGCTTTTCTAAAAATCTCAGGCCAACTTGGATCCAAATAAGAACTCAGGTCATAGACAATGTTCTCAGGGCTTAGCCTAATAAGCACTTcacaaatgaaaaggagaaaagccTATAAACACATTTTCTGCATTATAATGACCTGACCCATTCCTATGCTCCTGAATAAACTAAATATGTGCAAGTAGCTTTTGGCTTTTCCCTGAGCATTTCAAAGGAAAGAGGCTTTTAAAAGGTACTTGGCCATAACATTCCATGAGCAAAGAAAATTTCAACTGCCTTGACATAATTCAGCCCTGTATCCCAATCATCCTCTGCCTGTTCTTCGCTATCTGAAATGTCGCACATTTTCTTTGCAACATTCTATTCAGAGCTGCTTTTACCTCGTTGTTCTTCAAGCTGTAGACAAGGGGATTCACTAGAGGAGTGACCACACTGTACTGGAAGGAAAACACAAACTCCAGTGTGGAACCTGAGGTTGGCATATAGTAGCGAAGAAAAGCAGAACTATAGAACAAGCCCACTGCAGtgaggtgggaggagcaggtggagaaggccttGCTTCGCCCTGTTGTGGAGCTGATGCTCAAGATGGTGGACACAATGTGGGCATACGAGAAGAAGATCAGAAGAAGTGTGGCAGAGGCATGCAGGAGGGCAGAGCAGATCAGAACAGCAAAGTTGGTGGAAACATCAGAGCAGGACAGAGGGAACAGAGAAGGCAGCTCACAGCTGAAGTGAGACATAATATGAACCTCACAGAAGTCCAAATTCCATGCGAGGAGGGTGTTGATAAGAGCGTCCAGAAAGGCTAGTCCCCATGAGGCCCAGACCAGACCCTCACACAACTGCTCGCCCATCACCTGGCCATACAGTAGTGGGTGGCAGATGGCagcatagcggtcataggccatcactgCGAGTAGACAGCCTTCTGTCCCAGCAGTGGCAAACACAAAGAAGACCTGAGCCAGGCAGCCCTCGACTGAGATTGATTTCCCCTGAGAAAGAAGGTTCTCCAGCATTTTGGGCTCAGTGACTGAGGAATAACAGATGTCCAGGAAAGAGAGGTGActcaggaagaagtacatgggggtgtggaggtGAGAATCAGTCCtgatcagcagcagcagcagcaggttcCCCATCACGGTCAGGAGGTAAATCCCCAGGAAGAGCACAAAGAGCACAGCCTCAGTGCGGGGGTTGTCAGACAGACGGAGGAAAATGAACTCTGTGACGGTGCTGTGATTTCCTAAGGCCATGATAGAAGATGTTCCTCTGTAATAAACACAGAGTCAGAGGGACAGTTCTCACCTATGCTCATGCCTCCTCAGAGTTCCTTTCTCTTTATATGTAAACAGATCTCTGTCCTCAGCCTGCTCATTTTTTCTCCATAGGTTTCTTTTGTATTACTTCCCTACCTGACATCCTTTCTGAAACCAGAATCAGCCCATTTATGATCTTTTCTCTTGGGGCTCCTCTCCTACAAATGGCATACTGCCTAGTTCATGACTAATTGGTGCAATCTCCTTGAACTGGTCCCTGCTTTTATAACAACACCTCTGGTCTATTTACATTTGACAAACTTCCTCAAGAGGCAGTTTTAATCACCTGCTTTGCTCAGTCACAATCTTTCACTGCCCTTGGAAAAGCTTGTCATGGTTACAATACTATTTAACTAAAACATactatatttgtaatattttactGTCTACATGCTATATTTCATTATTCAATACAGTGGGCAGTTTTAATATATGCATGGGGGAGTGTAGAATGTGGATACAAAAAGAGATTGATAAATCAATATTTCCAACAGTTTAAAAATCAAAGCCTTAGAATTAAGAACGCTTATTCAGTTCTCCAGTTTGCACATGAAAGATTTGTATCCACTATACATGAGCCTAAGGAAAGAGCTCGTTCTACTAATCCAAGCGCCATTGCCACAGCTCCAACTGAATACAGACGAATATCTCACATTTCATTTAAGGACTAGCCATCCTTTATGGTAATAATTTCACCAGCAGTGATTCTGCTTGACCTAGTCCTGTGGAGGTCCTGGTGATAGATTAAATGGTTGCCAAGTAGTTCTCATGTGCCTCCAGGCTGAAGCATGAAATTATTTAGGTGCACCAATTAATTGGTCAGGCCACTCTTGCCCTCTTGCCCTCATGACATTTCTGTTGCTCTGTTATTGCTTCAGTGATGCTTTGCTGAAATTTTCGGCCATCCAATactgaactcactgtcctctacTCTTCCACACTCACCCCATTTTCTACCCCCTCTATTACACTCACCgtgattttttccttctctacccTCAAAGATTATGAAAAATACTGACACCTCTCATTACTTGGGTGTCAATTATGTTCAAcctattattaaacattttgctTTTCCTCTATTTAATGGTCACAGCAAAATTATGGAGGCTGCATTTTCCCAAATATTAGAATGAGAACCTGAAGTTGACAATGCTGCAGAAACTTGCCTTTTTTGGAAGAACAAATGGATGGATAAGCTTTACAGCCATCCCAGGGCTGTCTCTTTTTTGACACCCTGACTGGCTCACATGCATTTTCTAAGCATGTCTTCTTCACTCCACTCTCTGTTCTGTCTGAGTCCTTATTCTCTAAATTGCTTTGTGCCTTCACTTGGATATCTAAATTGCTCTAACGCTTAGTAGAATGTGGAAGTGCAATTTATTATTTCTCCAATGAAATTGTCTCTTCCTGGAAGAGAGGGATTTGGATCTAGTTCTATATATTACCTTACATTCCTGAACACACAGCAGAATGAGAGGAACACGGGGGTTCTAATCATTATTAATTGATGAAGAACAAAAAGATGATACAATGGGACTGtcaatacatttttcttcttgagtATTGTCCCCAGCTTGAAATTCCAATTTCAGGCATAAACCATACATGATGACAActgggaaggggaagagaaaggaaaggaaatatgtGGTAGAGGGTTGATTTTGTAGTAGCTGTGAAACTCATTTTGTGCCAGCTGTGTAGGACTGGAAATGATTTACCTCCTGCTACTCTAACCAGCACCTAAAGAGTTATTTCCCAACAAGGAGAAGCTCTTACCTAGTAGCTCATTTCTGACCACACCTGCAGAGTTCCTTAAAACCATGGCACTTACTtatgattatgtctaagagtcacctccagaaaacCTGTTTTATCACTTAGATGTGGCATCGCTcactaagccaactctgcaggtgaactccctgccctcccctctacgtgggacatgactctcaggggtgtaaatattCCTGGCAACCTacgatatgactcccagggatgagcctggctctggcatcatgatACTGacaaaggcttcttgaccaaaagggagaagagaaaagaaacaaaataaagtttcagcggctgagagaattCATACGATGacaaaaggtcattctggaggttactcttatgcaatatatagatatctcttttcagtttttggtctattggagtagctggagagaaatacctgaaactgtaatctaatagccttggttcttgaagatttTTGAATAACTATCGAGCTTTTAAGGTAtgcccatgtgattgtgaaaatcttgtgactgacactcccttatacagtgtatggacagatgagctggaaaaaaaaagacaaaatatagataaataaacaatagggcaTGTGGGGTATGGGaagtttggggtgttcttttttacttctatttttattcttattcttttttttctagtaatgaaaatgttcataaatagattgtgatgatgaatgcatggctatttgatgatactgtgaaccactgatcatGGCACTTTGGATGATTCTATTGAGTATGAATAGATAACATAGCccaataagaagaaaaaacatttttaaatgaaaccatGGCACTTATGCACCTCTCCATTTGATAGTTTATCTGTTTCATGAATTTGATTTGCCTGCTAACTTTATATTTAACCACTTCCATAATCCAATCTATATCACAAGTCAGTTATCTATCTAattgtgtctccaaccattcattcattcattcttcatccattatttcatttatccagTTATTTGGATATTTATGGTTTCCTTTTATAAGACCCTCTATTTATAATAGATTGGACAAACTAACTTGTATAAACTTGGATGAACTGTCCTGTGaatacatttatttctgctgttttcCAAATTGCAATTTTCCTATATCCAGGGCTGATCTCcttattattgtattatttattattactattatttaattTCCTACCAAGCCAGCTTATATCATACTCCCTGCTCTTCCTGGCTTTCCCTACTTTCCTCTTTAGTATTTGGGCAAGTTTCCATTATCCAAACCCTAGCAAATTTGAATTTGGATCATCTAAGTTATTTTCAGCACAGCATAGCAGCTATAAATCAATTCAGATTCTGTTTCTGGATGACTGAACAGATGGAAAATCTAATTTTCTTGTCTTGAAATTTCACAGTATGTTTAAAGAATTTATCTAATTTATCAGCAGGAAAATAACATATTGAATTTACCCCTttcattttcactgaaaatttctcatcctTTGGAATTTACTTCTGATTTTGTCCAGATATTTACTCTAGATTTTCAATATGTACTCCAAATATAGACCTGGCAATAACCTCTTTTTGATTATAGTAACCAGCCTGAGAATACTTTCCAAAGGCTCTTTGGAAAAGCTGTGAATTAGGGATCCAATATTTTAGTCACCATCCCATactaaaagacaaacaagccaTGAGCAAGGCAAATAGAAACCCAGTTTGTGGGATTCCATGATCTGATTGACCTGATCTTTAACACAGACTCTCTGATTATGACCTAGTGAAGACAGAGTCTCTGATTATGACCAAGTGAAGACAGAGATTCATTTCAACATTGCTGCAAAAGATAAACCCAAatttataaattctttttatttacctTACAAGAGGGAACATACTGGCTTCACTTCACACTGAAGTCAAATGCctattttgaaattcagataaagGGGTAGAGAAAGGAAGTTTGCTTTCATGGTGAAgagtaaaggaaaacaaagggaaGTCCTACTTAATCTTCTTAATAAGGTGTCCAATTCACCAATTTGCCTGTGTAGCTATAGTTGGACATTTCCCAAACAGATTACGTTTAAGTATCTTGTATACATTAATGTCAGACATCATTGTGAGAAGAAGTGAAACAAGGGATTGAACTTTTTGGGTCAAAACAAATAGTCACAAAAATAGTGGTCTTCCATCCTATGGCTTATGACTGATATGTGTACTACTGAGAAATTATTACTCATTAATGAATGtgctatatttaaaattcaatcaACTGTAAGAAGCAAAGCACATGAATTTTGCTATAAAGTATTAACATTTTTACATCCAGTGATCACATGTCAAGTTCAAGGAGATAATTACTGAGGATGTTCCGAGGAGAAATATCTCACAATTTGTCCATACAGTGTAGTCACAAAGATAATGTTAATTGCATAAATGGTTGAATTGGTACACTAATTAAGATAGAATGAGAGACAGGTCTAGTGCTAGAAGGCTTAATAGGTCTCTGAAACTCATAAGGCGAATACAAGAAACACAGAAAAGTATTAAGACCTTGGGGACCCCAAGCGCACCTAAGATGGGGAGAAGGACCACACTGCTAGAAGTCTGTGTGCATGATAAACAAActtcatctacccaatattttcCCTAGATATTTCTCAGGGtcctgtcttctctcttcttctttttgccagtAATATTTTAGGTGATCAAATTTGATGGGGTGGTTAGTAATACCAGAAAATTACAGAATCTGTAGCATATTCATTTAAGATCCAGAATAGACTTCTACATTTCATGAGTTGAATTTGAATTCTGATTGTGTGAACATGGGCCactacctcagtttcctcatctgtaaaatggggacttTAAGAGctttaattttaagaattgtTGCATGGAACATGTTAACACAATGGAAGATTGTAGACCAATACCTCATATTTGGTAAGTGATAAATGCTGTAAATATTTGTGGCAACCAGTGCAGCTCAGTATGGGGACTGATGGGAGGTGAtggggaattgagaaagaa from Tamandua tetradactyla isolate mTamTet1 chromosome 7, mTamTet1.pri, whole genome shotgun sequence includes:
- the LOC143690563 gene encoding olfactory receptor 8S1-like; this encodes MALGNHSTVTEFIFLRLSDNPRTEAVLFVLFLGIYLLTVMGNLLLLLLIRTDSHLHTPMYFFLSHLSFLDICYSSVTEPKMLENLLSQGKSISVEGCLAQVFFVFATAGTEGCLLAVMAYDRYAAICHPLLYGQVMGEQLCEGLVWASWGLAFLDALINTLLAWNLDFCEVHIMSHFSCELPSLFPLSCSDVSTNFAVLICSALLHASATLLLIFFSYAHIVSTILSISSTTGRSKAFSTCSSHLTAVGLFYSSAFLRYYMPTSGSTLEFVFSFQYSVVTPLVNPLVYSLKNNEVKAALNRMLQRKCATFQIAKNRQRMIGIQG